The nucleotide window AGAGACTCGGTGAAATTATAGTACCTGTGAAGATGCAGGTTACCCGCGACAGGACGGAAAGACCCCGTGGAGCTTTACTGTAGCCTGATATTGAATTTTGGTACAACTTGTACAGGATAGGTAGGAGCCAGAGATCTCGGAGCGCCAGCTTCGAAGGAGGCGTCGGTGGGATACTACCCTGGTTGTATTGAACTTCTAACCCATGCCCCTTAGCGGGGTAGGAGACAGTGTCAGGCGGACAGTTTGACTGGGGCGGTCGCCTCCTAAAGAGTAACGGAGGCGCCCAAAGGTTCCCTCAGAATGGTTGGAAATCATTCGTAGAGTGTAAAGGCATAAGGGAGCTTGACTGCGAGACCTACAAGTCGAGCAGGGTCGAAAGACGGGCTTAGTGATCCGGTGGTTCCGCATGGAAGGGCCATCGCTCAACGGATAAAAGCTACCCCGGGGATAACAGGCTTATCTCCCCCAAGAGTCCACATCGACGGGGAGGTTTGGCACCTCGATGTCGGCTCATCGCATCCTGGGGCTGTAGTCGGTCCCAAGGGTTGGGCTGTTCGCCCATTAAAGCGGTACGCGAGCTGGGTTCAGAACGTCGTGAGACAGTTCGGTCCCTATCCGTCGTGGGCGTAGGAAATTTGAGAGGAGCTGTCCTTAGTACGAGAGGACCGGGATGGACATACCGCTGGTGTACCAGTTGTCTTGCCAAAGGCATCGCTGGGTAGCTATGTATGGACGGGATAAGTGCTGAAAGCATCTAAGCATGAAGCCCCCCTCAAGATGAGATTTCCCATTACGCAAGTAAGTAAGACCCCTGAAAGACGATCAGGTAGATAGGTTCGAGGTGGAAGTGCGGCGACGCATGCAGCTGACGAATACTAATCGGTCGAGGACTTAACCACATTTTATTGCACAAATTCAATGAAACGTTTATCCAGTTTTGAAAGAATGAAAATTCTTTTACATAGGCTTTTTAAAGCCCACTATAGTGAAGTGATGATGGCAAAGAGGTCACACCCGTTCCCATACCGAACACGGAAGTTAAGCTCTTTAGCGCCGATGGTAGTTGGGGGCTTCCCCCTGTGAGAGTAGGACGTCGCTTCGCACATGTAAAACCCACTGAGAAATCAGTGGGTTTTTTGTTTGTTTACATTTATAGTTTGTTCAAGAAACGTGGGCAGAGTTTGTTGTGTAAGGACAATTACAACGAGATAAGAGAGCAAGTTTTAATAATTGAACTTTGAGAAAACAAATGTCTGGAAGCAGCGACGAATGCAGATAGCGATAGTAGTGATAATAATAGTAGTTCAATTAACAGCTTATAAGTAAGCAATATCGGACCTAAAACTAGCTAACAGATCAGCGTTAGCTAGTTTTTCATTTCTAATGCCAATGGTGGTCTGAAAGTTGGATGAGCCTTATAATAGAAGGACAATGAAAATGAGGTGAACGTGGTGAACAATGATCGACCAATCGTTCAAGCATTGAAAAAGTTTGTTGCGGATGAACCGCAATCTTTTCATGTGCCTGGACATAAAAATGGGTTGCTGTCGAATTTGCCAAATGAAATTAAACAGGCATTAAAATATGATGTAACCGAACTGACAGGACTGGATGATTTCCATCATCCGGAAGAAGCCATTTTGCAGGCAGAACAGCTTCTCGCAGCTACATATGGAGCAAGTCGTAGTTTCTTTTTAGTGAATGGTTCAACAGTCGGAAACTTGGCAATGATCTATGCAACATGTGAAAAAGGAGATACAGTACTTGTTCAAAGAAATGCACATAAATCTATTTTTCATGCATTGGAACTTGTAGGAGCGAATCCTGTATATGTTTCGCCAAAGTGGGATATAAAGAGTCAGACAGCGGGTTGTATCGATCTGGAGATATTAGAGCAAGCGGTAGCGAGCTATCCCGATGCAAAAGCCGCCATTTTTACGTATCCGACTTATTACGGGGTGACAGCAAATGATTTAGCAGAACAAATTAAATTATGCCATGCATATAAGATTCCTGTTCTGGTTGATGAGGCACATGGGGCACATTTAGCCGTATCGGAGGAACTGCCTGCTTCGGCATTGGAGCTAGGTGCAGATATTGTTGTCCAGTCTGCGCATAAGACACTGCCCGCTATGACAATGGCTTCCTTTTTACATATGAAATCCTCGTTGGTAAGTGAGCAGAAAGTAAACCGTTATTTACGTATGTTACAATCGAGTAGTCCATCATATTTATTATTAGCTTCCCTTGATGATGCAAGAAGCTATGTGGCGAATTATAAGGAAGCCGATTATGCGTATCTTATGGAGAAGCGCCGGCAATTTATTGAATCTTTGGCAATGGCAACGGATTTACAGGTTGTTGAAGTGAATGATTCATTAAAACTATTAGTCCGTGCTCCGGGCTATACAGGATTTCAATTAAAAGAAGCAATGGAAAAATTGCATATATTTGTAGAGTTGGCAGATGCAAAACAAGTGCTTTTAATTTTACCGCTATTAAAGCAGGGAGACTCTTATTCACTTAAGGATTTATGTAACCGTATGAAAGAGGTATATAAACATTTAAAACACTTCCCAAGCATTGAGAATATAAACGAAGCCGAAAGCTTTGAAACGATAGCGATTACACAACCTGAGTATAGCTTTGAAGAAATAGAGAAGGCAGAGAATGAATGGCTTCCCTACATGCAAGCTATCGGGCGAATCGCAGCAACAACAATTATTCCATACCCACCTGGAATTCCATTACTCGTACAAGGTGAAAAAATTACAAAAGCACATATTAATCAGTTGGAGGAGTTACTGGCGATCGGGGCAATGTTCCAGGGAGATCACCGATTACAGGAAAAATTAATACAAGTCATAATATAGATGCAGGGAGAATATAAAAATGCAAAGGAATTTATTTATTACGTTTGAAGGCGGGGAAGGTGCCGGAAAAACGAGTGTATTAAAAGCAATCGGGGAGCGTTTAAAAGAAAAGCGTATTGAAGCATTACTGACACGTGAACCCGGCGGAATCGAAATCGCCGAAAAAATCCGGGCGGTTATTTTAGACCCCGCACATACAGAAATGCATGAGCGGACAGAGGCATTATTATATGCTGCAGCACGGGCACAGCATTTCTATGAAAAAATTGTGCCTGCATTGGAAAAAGGAAAGCATGTATTATGCGATCGGTTTATTGACTCGTCATTGGCATATCAGGGCTATGCACGGGAAATCGGAGTCGATGATGTACTTGCCATTAATGAATTTGCGATAGGAAAGCGACTTCCGGATGTAACAATTTTCTTCAATATTGCACCTGA belongs to Solibacillus sp. FSL W7-1436 and includes:
- a CDS encoding aminotransferase class I/II-fold pyridoxal phosphate-dependent enzyme, with the protein product MNNDRPIVQALKKFVADEPQSFHVPGHKNGLLSNLPNEIKQALKYDVTELTGLDDFHHPEEAILQAEQLLAATYGASRSFFLVNGSTVGNLAMIYATCEKGDTVLVQRNAHKSIFHALELVGANPVYVSPKWDIKSQTAGCIDLEILEQAVASYPDAKAAIFTYPTYYGVTANDLAEQIKLCHAYKIPVLVDEAHGAHLAVSEELPASALELGADIVVQSAHKTLPAMTMASFLHMKSSLVSEQKVNRYLRMLQSSSPSYLLLASLDDARSYVANYKEADYAYLMEKRRQFIESLAMATDLQVVEVNDSLKLLVRAPGYTGFQLKEAMEKLHIFVELADAKQVLLILPLLKQGDSYSLKDLCNRMKEVYKHLKHFPSIENINEAESFETIAITQPEYSFEEIEKAENEWLPYMQAIGRIAATTIIPYPPGIPLLVQGEKITKAHINQLEELLAIGAMFQGDHRLQEKLIQVII
- the tmk gene encoding dTMP kinase; the protein is MQRNLFITFEGGEGAGKTSVLKAIGERLKEKRIEALLTREPGGIEIAEKIRAVILDPAHTEMHERTEALLYAAARAQHFYEKIVPALEKGKHVLCDRFIDSSLAYQGYAREIGVDDVLAINEFAIGKRLPDVTIFFNIAPEKGLARIHATRSDEINRLDAEGLAFHKKVYEGYEEAMRRYPERYKIVNADQPIEMVIEEVWGILNPLLG